Proteins from a genomic interval of Kitasatospora kifunensis:
- a CDS encoding YciI family protein: protein MRYMMLVRADENTEAGVLPPPELFEEMGRYNEELVKAGVLLAADGLQPSAKGFRVTWPGGKPKVTDGPFAEAKELIAGYWIIQVKSREEAVEWASRVPFGEGGVLELRQIFEPTDFPGDALPPDALEREKALREEVERQAGNR, encoded by the coding sequence ATGCGCTACATGATGTTGGTACGAGCCGACGAGAACACCGAGGCGGGCGTGCTGCCGCCGCCGGAGCTGTTCGAGGAGATGGGTCGGTACAACGAGGAGCTGGTGAAGGCCGGGGTGCTGCTGGCCGCCGATGGGCTGCAGCCGAGCGCCAAGGGGTTCCGGGTGACCTGGCCCGGCGGGAAGCCCAAGGTGACCGACGGCCCGTTCGCCGAGGCGAAGGAGCTGATCGCGGGCTACTGGATCATCCAGGTCAAGTCGCGCGAGGAGGCCGTCGAGTGGGCCAGCCGGGTGCCGTTCGGTGAGGGCGGGGTGCTGGAGTTGCGGCAGATCTTCGAGCCCACCGACTTCCCGGGCGACGCGCTGCCGCCGGACGCGCTGGAGCGCGAGAAGGCACTGCGCGAGGAGGTCGAGCGCCAGGCCGGCAACCGGTAG
- a CDS encoding sensor histidine kinase yields the protein MIRGIRPLLRGSTYSGVLFAYCGAAASIPLLPFAMVAALAWRSAPYGVQAVLALLVWAVLISAVGLARSTRRVLIACARRLLRVPLPDPVTGRQSAGSSGADRWRTPLWLLLHVALGWTGGLATALLLGAGVVLPGNWLSGQARVTLFGWSARVSGGWSWAVALLCLLLVPALCVLVANTLRWLAPRLLGPSSAERLALAAERELLLAERNRLAQELHDSIGHTLTAATIQAAVAGEVLSADPGAARAALRSIEESARAALEDLDYVLGVLREEPAGTAPTRTLADLPELLDRLRHAGATVEPELSGDLAQVQGTLSRAAYRILQEGLTNALRHGAGGPIQVRVLAAADGLELSVVNRTGVGMCTGRGAFPTSGHGLPGLGERVRLLHGELEAGPDGPQHWRLAVRLPGRVSA from the coding sequence GTGATCAGGGGAATCCGGCCGCTGCTGCGCGGCTCCACGTATTCGGGCGTGCTGTTCGCCTATTGCGGCGCGGCGGCGAGCATTCCACTGCTGCCTTTCGCCATGGTGGCGGCGCTGGCGTGGCGGTCGGCTCCCTATGGTGTGCAGGCCGTTCTGGCCCTGTTGGTCTGGGCAGTGCTGATCAGCGCGGTCGGGCTGGCCCGCAGCACGCGGCGGGTGTTGATCGCATGCGCCCGTCGACTGCTGAGGGTGCCGTTGCCGGATCCGGTGACCGGCCGTCAGTCCGCGGGATCGTCCGGCGCTGACCGTTGGCGGACTCCGCTCTGGCTGCTGCTGCACGTGGCACTGGGGTGGACGGGGGGCCTGGCGACCGCGCTGCTGCTCGGTGCGGGCGTGGTCCTGCCGGGCAACTGGCTCTCCGGTCAGGCGCGGGTGACCCTGTTCGGCTGGTCGGCGCGGGTGTCGGGTGGCTGGAGCTGGGCGGTGGCGCTCCTCTGCCTGCTGCTGGTGCCTGCTCTGTGCGTGCTGGTGGCGAACACTCTGCGGTGGCTGGCGCCAAGGCTGTTGGGGCCCTCGTCGGCTGAACGGCTGGCGCTGGCGGCCGAGCGGGAGCTGCTGCTGGCCGAACGCAACCGACTGGCCCAGGAGTTGCACGACTCGATCGGGCACACGCTGACGGCGGCGACGATCCAGGCGGCGGTGGCGGGCGAGGTGCTCTCCGCCGACCCGGGGGCCGCGCGGGCCGCCCTGCGCAGCATCGAGGAGTCGGCCCGGGCCGCGCTGGAGGACCTGGACTACGTGCTGGGCGTGCTGCGCGAGGAGCCGGCGGGGACAGCGCCGACCCGGACCCTGGCCGACCTGCCTGAGCTGCTGGACCGGTTGCGGCACGCGGGGGCGACGGTGGAGCCGGAGCTGTCAGGCGACTTGGCGCAGGTGCAGGGGACGCTCTCCCGGGCGGCGTACCGGATCCTGCAGGAGGGTTTGACGAACGCGTTGCGGCACGGGGCGGGTGGTCCGATCCAGGTCCGGGTGCTGGCCGCGGCGGACGGACTGGAGCTCAGTGTGGTCAACCGGACCGGGGTGGGGATGTGTACGGGCCGGGGCGCCTTCCCGACGTCCGGGCACGGCCTGCCCGGGCTGGGCGAGCGCGTGCGGCTGCTGCACGGTGAGCTCGAGGCGGGCCCGGACGGGCCGCAGCACTGGCGGTTGGCGGTCCGGCTGCCGGGACGGGTGTCGGCATGA
- a CDS encoding DUF4190 domain-containing protein: MNTQEMATSPNHPAPSRTASTWAAGADPYSPHPQDLGHGIQPPAGRNSLAMATMVLGLVGLLSSIVVIGGLLGVIGLVLGIIALHRAKRTGVGRGRSIIGVVASLLAIVVSVLVVVFAVWFAHKTQSCYQFHEIQQWQQCATQQFSRG, encoded by the coding sequence ATGAACACGCAAGAGATGGCGACGTCGCCGAATCACCCGGCGCCGAGCCGGACGGCATCGACGTGGGCCGCCGGGGCAGACCCGTACTCCCCCCACCCGCAGGACCTCGGCCACGGCATACAGCCTCCGGCCGGCAGGAACAGCCTGGCCATGGCCACCATGGTGCTGGGCCTCGTCGGCCTGCTCAGCTCGATCGTCGTCATCGGCGGCCTACTTGGCGTCATCGGCCTGGTCCTGGGCATCATCGCCCTGCACAGGGCCAAGCGGACCGGCGTCGGCCGGGGCAGGTCCATCATCGGTGTGGTGGCGTCGCTTCTCGCGATCGTGGTGTCCGTGCTGGTCGTGGTCTTCGCCGTCTGGTTCGCCCACAAGACGCAGAGCTGCTACCAGTTCCACGAGATCCAGCAGTGGCAGCAGTGCGCCACCCAGCAGTTCAGCCGAGGCTGA
- a CDS encoding response regulator transcription factor has translation MIGSDPGEAVTSSPTGTPVTLLIADDDEVTRSGLRMLLAAQPGIAVVGEAADGVEAVEAARHLRPDVVLMDVRMPRRNGIEATRQLLAESAEPPKVVVITTFENDDYVTAALSAGASGFVLKRLPVRQIAQAVRVVAAGEAILFPAALRRMVAARPLSSAEALPKAALTGREEEVLRLMATGLSNPEISQSLVVSLETVKTHVGNVLVKLGAQNRTHAVVIAYESGLVVPGCAG, from the coding sequence ATGATCGGTTCTGACCCGGGCGAGGCCGTCACGAGCAGTCCCACCGGCACCCCCGTCACCCTGCTGATCGCGGACGACGACGAGGTGACCCGCAGCGGGCTGCGCATGTTGCTCGCGGCACAGCCGGGGATCGCGGTGGTCGGGGAGGCCGCCGACGGCGTCGAGGCGGTCGAAGCGGCGCGGCACCTGCGGCCGGACGTGGTCCTGATGGACGTGCGGATGCCGCGCCGCAACGGGATCGAGGCCACCCGGCAGTTGCTGGCCGAGTCGGCCGAACCACCGAAGGTCGTGGTGATCACCACCTTCGAGAACGACGACTACGTCACTGCCGCGCTCAGCGCGGGGGCCAGCGGGTTCGTGCTCAAGCGGCTCCCGGTCCGGCAGATCGCGCAGGCGGTGCGGGTGGTGGCGGCGGGGGAGGCGATCCTCTTCCCGGCGGCACTGCGCCGGATGGTCGCCGCCCGCCCGCTGAGCTCCGCCGAGGCGTTGCCGAAGGCGGCGCTGACCGGGCGGGAGGAGGAGGTGCTGCGGTTGATGGCCACCGGCCTGTCCAACCCGGAGATCTCGCAGTCGCTCGTGGTGAGCCTGGAGACGGTGAAGACGCACGTCGGGAACGTGCTGGTCAAGCTCGGTGCGCAGAACCGGACTCACGCGGTGGTGATCGCGTACGAGTCCGGTCTGGTGGTGCCGGGGTGCGCCGGCTGA
- a CDS encoding single-stranded DNA-binding protein, with the protein MAGETVITLVGNLVDDPELRFTPSGAAVAKFRIASTPRTFDRQTNEWKDGESLFLTCNVWRQPAENVAESLQRGMRVIVQGRLRQRSYETKEGEKRTVFEVEVDEVGPSLRSATAKVTRANRSGAPGGGGGGFGGGQQGGGQGNWGGGGGQQGGGSWGGNASGGGQSGPSDDPWASSPPAGGNQGGGGWGAPSGGGFSEEPPF; encoded by the coding sequence AGACCGTCATCACCCTCGTCGGCAATCTCGTCGACGATCCCGAGCTGCGTTTCACCCCCTCGGGTGCGGCGGTCGCGAAGTTCCGCATCGCGTCCACTCCCCGCACCTTTGACCGCCAGACAAACGAGTGGAAGGACGGCGAGAGCCTCTTCCTCACGTGCAACGTCTGGCGTCAGCCGGCGGAGAACGTGGCCGAGTCGCTGCAGCGCGGCATGCGCGTCATCGTGCAGGGCCGACTGCGCCAGCGGTCTTACGAGACCAAGGAAGGCGAGAAGCGGACGGTCTTCGAGGTCGAGGTCGACGAGGTCGGCCCGAGCCTGCGCTCGGCGACCGCCAAGGTGACCCGGGCCAACCGGTCCGGTGCGCCCGGCGGTGGTGGCGGCGGCTTCGGCGGCGGCCAGCAGGGCGGCGGCCAGGGCAACTGGGGCGGCGGTGGCGGCCAGCAGGGCGGCGGCAGTTGGGGCGGCAACGCCTCCGGCGGCGGCCAGTCCGGTCCCTCCGACGACCCGTGGGCGTCCAGCCCGCCCGCTGGTGGAAACCAGGGTGGCGGCGGCTGGGGTGCCCCGTCCGGTGGCGGCTTCTCGGAAGAGCCCCCGTTCTAA
- a CDS encoding RNA polymerase sigma factor yields MESPRLIAGLTRIVRDLDLAEELAQDALVAALEQWPAEGVPRNPGAWLMTTARRRAIDLVRREQRLAGKLDRFGRELAAEPVPGPEQLAEQAEEIEDDLLQLVFTACHPVLATEARVALTLRLLGGLTTEEIARAFLVPEATLAQRIVRAKRTLARAELPFEVPSGAELAGRLDSVLEVIYLIFNEGYSATAGDDWMRPALCEDALRLGRVLAGLMPAESEVHGLVALMEIQASRSAARSGPDGAPVLLLDQDRGRWDQLLIHRGLSALERAEELAAGAQGPYVLQAAIAACHARAATAEQTDWVRIAALYEALARRAPSPVVELNRAVALGMAFGPGTGLALIDQLTEEPALRGYHLLPAVRGDLLAKLGRTAEARVEFERAATLTRNERERALLLDRAAACADQRTDEGSTG; encoded by the coding sequence ATGGAGTCGCCGCGGCTGATCGCCGGTCTGACCCGGATCGTCCGCGACCTGGACCTCGCCGAGGAGCTGGCCCAGGACGCGCTGGTGGCCGCGCTGGAGCAGTGGCCCGCCGAGGGCGTGCCGCGCAACCCGGGCGCCTGGTTGATGACCACTGCCAGGCGCCGGGCGATCGACCTGGTGCGCCGCGAGCAGCGGCTGGCCGGCAAGCTCGACCGGTTCGGCCGCGAGCTGGCCGCCGAGCCCGTCCCCGGCCCCGAGCAACTCGCCGAGCAGGCCGAGGAGATCGAGGACGACCTGCTGCAGCTGGTCTTCACCGCCTGCCACCCGGTGCTGGCCACCGAGGCGCGGGTGGCGCTGACCCTGCGGCTGCTGGGCGGCCTGACCACCGAGGAGATCGCGCGGGCGTTCCTGGTCCCGGAGGCCACCCTCGCGCAGCGGATCGTGCGGGCGAAGCGGACCCTGGCGCGGGCCGAGCTGCCGTTCGAGGTGCCGAGCGGCGCGGAGTTGGCCGGGCGCCTGGACTCGGTCCTGGAGGTCATCTATCTGATCTTCAACGAGGGTTACTCGGCGACGGCCGGTGACGACTGGATGCGGCCCGCGCTCTGCGAGGACGCGCTGCGCCTGGGGCGGGTGCTGGCCGGCCTGATGCCCGCCGAGTCGGAGGTGCACGGACTCGTCGCGCTGATGGAGATCCAGGCGTCCCGCTCGGCCGCCCGCAGCGGGCCTGACGGCGCGCCGGTGCTGCTGCTCGACCAGGACCGCGGCCGCTGGGACCAGTTGCTGATCCACCGTGGTCTGAGCGCGCTGGAGCGGGCCGAGGAGCTGGCCGCGGGTGCCCAGGGCCCGTATGTCCTGCAGGCCGCGATCGCCGCCTGCCACGCGCGGGCGGCCACCGCCGAGCAGACCGACTGGGTCCGGATCGCGGCGCTGTACGAGGCGTTGGCCCGCCGCGCGCCCTCACCGGTGGTGGAGCTGAACCGGGCGGTGGCGCTCGGCATGGCGTTCGGTCCGGGAACCGGCCTGGCGCTGATCGACCAGCTCACCGAGGAGCCCGCGCTGCGCGGCTACCACCTGCTGCCCGCCGTCCGTGGTGACCTGCTGGCCAAGCTCGGGCGCACGGCCGAGGCCCGGGTGGAGTTCGAGCGGGCGGCCACGCTCACCCGCAACGAACGAGAGCGCGCGCTGTTACTGGACCGGGCGGCGGCCTGCGCCGACCAGCGGACTGACGAGGGGTCAACTGGCTGA
- the rpsR gene encoding 30S ribosomal protein S18, whose amino-acid sequence MAKPPARKPKKKVCVFCKDKVNYVDYKDTNLLRKFISDRGKIRARRVTGNCTQHQRDVATAVKNSREMALLPYTSTAR is encoded by the coding sequence ATGGCGAAGCCGCCTGCTCGCAAGCCTAAGAAGAAGGTTTGCGTCTTCTGCAAGGACAAGGTCAACTACGTTGACTACAAGGACACGAACCTGCTTCGGAAGTTCATTTCCGACCGCGGGAAGATCCGTGCCCGCCGGGTCACCGGCAACTGCACCCAGCACCAGCGTGACGTCGCCACGGCCGTGAAGAACAGCCGTGAGATGGCGCTGCTGCCCTACACCAGCACCGCGCGCTAA
- the rplI gene encoding 50S ribosomal protein L9 codes for MKIILTHEVTGLGGAGEVVEVKDGYARNFLVPRGFAIRWTKGGQKDVDAIRRARKVHEIQTLEAANEFKGKLEGLQVKLAVRSGEAGRLFGSVTQADVVEAVKAAGGPVVDKRAVTIASPIKTVGTHKVTVKLHADVQANLDVAVVAA; via the coding sequence ATGAAGATCATCCTCACTCACGAGGTGACCGGCCTCGGTGGCGCCGGCGAGGTCGTCGAGGTCAAGGACGGCTACGCCCGCAACTTCCTGGTCCCGCGTGGCTTCGCCATCCGCTGGACCAAGGGTGGCCAGAAGGACGTCGACGCGATCCGTCGTGCCCGCAAGGTGCACGAGATCCAGACCCTTGAGGCTGCCAACGAGTTCAAGGGCAAGCTCGAGGGCCTGCAGGTCAAGCTGGCCGTTCGCTCCGGCGAGGCCGGCCGCCTGTTCGGCTCGGTCACCCAGGCCGACGTCGTCGAGGCCGTCAAGGCCGCCGGCGGCCCGGTGGTGGACAAGCGCGCCGTCACGATCGCCTCGCCGATCAAGACCGTGGGCACCCACAAGGTGACCGTCAAGCTGCACGCCGACGTCCAGGCCAACCTCGACGTCGCCGTCGTCGCTGCCTGA
- the dnaB gene encoding replicative DNA helicase — MDGPSDRLPVSRSRGQAAGGAKGEFRKDFRKRDGEGGRESRDAGRDGGLEGFERVPPQDIPAEQSVLGGMMLSKDAIADVVEVLKPLDYYRPAHELIHSAILDLYARGEPADPITVASELTKRGELTRVGGPGYLHTLVNSVPTAANAEYYAEIVHERAVLRRLVEAGTRIAGMGYAAEGDVDEIVNAAQAEIYAVTEQRTSEDYAPLADIMEGALDEIEAIGSRQGQMSGVPTGFADLDALTNGLHPGQMIVIAARPAMGKSTLALDFSRACSITNNLPSVIFSLEMGRNEIAMRLLSAEARVALHHMRSGNMTDDDWTRVARRMPDVTAAPLFIDDSPNLSMMEIRAKCRRLKQRQDLKLVVIDYLQLMQSGGSRRAESRQQEVSDMSRNLKLLAKELEVPVIALSQLNRGPEQRTDKKPMVSDLRESGSIEQDADMVILLHREDAYEKESPRAGEADLIVAKHRNGPTATITVAFQGHYSRFVDMTRD; from the coding sequence ATTGATGGACCCAGCGACCGCCTGCCGGTCTCGCGCAGCCGCGGCCAGGCGGCGGGCGGTGCCAAGGGCGAGTTCCGCAAGGACTTCCGCAAGCGGGACGGGGAGGGTGGTCGGGAGAGCCGTGACGCGGGCCGCGACGGCGGCCTGGAGGGCTTCGAGCGGGTCCCGCCGCAGGACATCCCGGCCGAGCAGTCCGTGCTCGGCGGCATGATGCTCTCCAAGGACGCCATCGCCGACGTGGTCGAGGTGCTCAAGCCGCTCGACTACTACCGCCCGGCCCACGAGCTCATCCACAGCGCGATCCTCGACCTCTACGCCCGCGGCGAGCCGGCCGACCCGATCACGGTGGCCAGCGAGCTGACCAAGCGCGGCGAGCTCACCCGGGTCGGCGGCCCCGGCTACCTGCACACCCTGGTCAACTCCGTCCCCACCGCCGCCAACGCCGAGTACTACGCGGAGATCGTCCACGAGCGCGCCGTGCTGCGCCGCCTGGTCGAGGCCGGCACCCGGATCGCCGGCATGGGCTACGCCGCCGAGGGCGACGTGGACGAGATCGTCAACGCCGCCCAGGCCGAGATCTACGCCGTCACCGAGCAGCGCACCAGCGAGGACTACGCCCCGCTGGCCGACATCATGGAGGGCGCCCTCGACGAGATCGAGGCGATCGGCTCGCGGCAGGGCCAGATGTCGGGCGTGCCGACCGGTTTCGCCGACCTGGACGCGCTGACCAACGGCCTGCACCCCGGTCAGATGATCGTCATCGCGGCCCGACCGGCGATGGGTAAGTCGACCCTAGCCCTGGATTTCTCGCGCGCCTGTTCAATCACCAACAACCTGCCGAGCGTGATCTTCTCGCTCGAAATGGGCCGCAACGAGATCGCCATGCGCCTGCTCTCGGCCGAGGCCCGGGTGGCGCTGCACCACATGCGGTCGGGCAACATGACCGACGACGACTGGACCCGGGTCGCCCGCCGGATGCCCGACGTCACGGCGGCCCCGCTCTTCATCGACGACTCGCCGAACCTGTCGATGATGGAGATCCGCGCCAAGTGCCGACGGCTGAAGCAGCGTCAGGACCTCAAGCTGGTGGTCATCGACTACCTCCAGCTGATGCAGTCCGGCGGCTCGCGGCGGGCCGAGAGCCGCCAGCAGGAGGTCTCCGACATGTCGCGAAACCTGAAGCTGCTGGCCAAGGAGCTCGAAGTCCCGGTGATCGCGCTGTCCCAGCTGAACCGTGGCCCCGAACAGCGCACCGACAAGAAGCCGATGGTTTCAGACCTGCGTGAATCGGGCTCGATCGAGCAGGACGCCGACATGGTCATCCTGCTCCACCGCGAGGACGCCTACGAGAAGGAGTCCCCGCGCGCGGGCGAGGCCGACCTGATCGTGGCAAAGCACCGAAACGGTCCGACGGCCACCATCACGGTGGCGTTCCAGGGGCACTACTCGCGCTTTGTGGACATGACGCGGGACTAG
- a CDS encoding alpha/beta fold hydrolase, which produces MTIEQPAWTGMVSVDDTALAVTDTGGTGTPVVYLNGSYASQKDWRRVVTDLGDGYRHITFDERARGKSKTATDYSFEACLRDLDAVLKARGVERPILVGWSYGALIAMHWAARNPDRVQAVVSVDGALPSEWLDDATQEQIRKLFRRLGPIFPICRPLGLAARMSAVQHAEINIELNQLCAPAALDPVCDQVTAPTRYVLATGGNLGAEAKVMEQLRANLDPVIARNPNIQISAKVPSNHSKILRNDFGAVANAVRETVSLG; this is translated from the coding sequence ATGACCATCGAGCAGCCCGCCTGGACCGGCATGGTGTCGGTCGACGACACCGCCCTCGCCGTCACCGACACCGGCGGGACCGGCACCCCCGTGGTCTACCTCAACGGCTCCTACGCCAGCCAGAAGGACTGGCGGCGCGTCGTCACCGACCTCGGTGACGGCTACCGGCACATCACCTTCGACGAGCGCGCCCGCGGCAAGTCCAAGACCGCCACCGACTACTCCTTCGAGGCCTGCCTGCGCGACCTCGACGCAGTCCTCAAGGCGCGGGGCGTCGAGCGGCCGATCCTGGTCGGCTGGTCCTACGGTGCACTGATCGCGATGCACTGGGCTGCCCGCAACCCCGATCGCGTCCAGGCAGTGGTGTCCGTGGACGGCGCCCTGCCGAGCGAGTGGCTCGACGACGCCACCCAGGAACAGATCCGCAAGCTGTTCCGCCGACTCGGCCCGATCTTCCCGATCTGCCGCCCGCTCGGCCTGGCCGCGCGGATGAGCGCCGTACAACATGCCGAGATCAACATCGAGCTCAACCAGCTCTGCGCGCCCGCCGCCCTCGACCCGGTCTGCGACCAGGTGACCGCACCGACCCGGTACGTGCTCGCCACCGGCGGCAACCTCGGTGCCGAAGCGAAGGTGATGGAACAACTGCGCGCCAACCTCGACCCGGTGATCGCCCGCAACCCGAACATCCAGATCAGCGCGAAGGTCCCGAGCAACCACTCCAAGATCCTGCGCAACGACTTCGGAGCCGTCGCCAACGCGGTACGCGAGACGGTCAGCCTCGGCTGA
- a CDS encoding winged helix-turn-helix transcriptional regulator, with the protein MTRVFTLLGKRWSGLVVAVLSHQPAYFSELRRAIPGISERMLSDRLTELTEAGLVLRRVDEGPPLRVRYELTEAGRGLRPALDELRNWAATHLPESTPHC; encoded by the coding sequence CTGACCCGGGTCTTCACGCTGCTCGGAAAGCGCTGGTCGGGCCTGGTGGTTGCGGTGCTCAGCCACCAGCCCGCGTACTTCTCCGAGCTGCGCCGAGCGATCCCGGGGATCAGCGAGCGGATGCTCTCCGACCGGCTGACCGAGCTGACCGAGGCCGGCCTGGTGCTCCGCCGGGTGGACGAGGGCCCGCCGCTGCGGGTGCGCTACGAGCTGACCGAGGCCGGCCGGGGGCTGCGTCCGGCCCTGGACGAACTGCGGAACTGGGCCGCCACTCACCTGCCGGAGTCCACCCCGCACTGCTGA
- a CDS encoding class I SAM-dependent methyltransferase — MHGRLLHLLPPAPARVLDLGAGTGRDAAALARLGHVVTAVEPTAALRAHGERLHAGSGVRWVDDALPELPELGAAGERYDLIMITAVWMHLAPRERAVAMRTVAGLLAPGGGLLMTVRQGPVPAGRRMFTVPTAEIVAQAGALGLHPVHQDERADLHGRDGVRWAELGFVRRP; from the coding sequence GTGCACGGGCGGCTGCTGCACCTGCTGCCGCCTGCGCCGGCCCGGGTGCTGGACCTGGGCGCCGGCACCGGCCGGGACGCCGCCGCACTGGCTCGGCTAGGGCACGTGGTCACCGCCGTCGAGCCGACCGCCGCGCTGCGCGCGCACGGTGAGCGGCTGCACGCGGGCAGCGGCGTGCGCTGGGTGGACGACGCGTTGCCCGAGCTGCCCGAGCTCGGTGCGGCGGGCGAGCGGTACGACCTGATCATGATCACCGCGGTCTGGATGCACCTGGCGCCGCGTGAGCGGGCGGTGGCGATGCGCACCGTGGCCGGGCTGCTCGCGCCCGGCGGAGGCCTGCTGATGACCGTGCGCCAGGGGCCGGTGCCGGCCGGGCGGCGGATGTTCACGGTGCCGACGGCGGAGATCGTCGCACAGGCGGGCGCGCTCGGGCTGCACCCGGTGCACCAGGACGAGCGGGCGGACCTGCACGGGCGGGACGGCGTGCGCTGGGCCGAGCTGGGGTTCGTCCGGCGGCCGTGA
- a CDS encoding MATE family efflux transporter: protein MTGGPTTVPQPPREPGPPAAPDTPSASTQPATGVPATPRAGRRHHDREILALAVPAFGALVAEPLFLLGDSAIVGHLGTAQLAGLGVAGAALTTLTGLFVFLAYATTAAVSRRIGAGDRRAAVQQGVDGIWLALLLSLPVVLLALVLAPQVARLLGASATAAPYAVTYLRISTLGIPAMLMVLAATGVLRGLQDTRTPLLVAVGGFSANLGLNLTLVYGAGLGVAGSAWGTVLAQNAMAAVYLAVVVRGARREGAGLRPDPVGIRACARAGGPLMIRTLSLRAVLLLATAVAARLGDRELAAHQIAMALWSFLAYALDAIAIAGQAIIGRYLGAGDREGAKAATRRMVEWGVAGGVLLGLLVVAARPLYVPLFTTDPGVRTQLAAVLLLVALTQPASGPVFVLDGVLTGAGDGGYLAWAMLGTLAAFAPVALAALHLGWGLAGLWWAMNLFILLRCAFLLARLRTGRWLITGAVRA from the coding sequence ATGACCGGTGGCCCCACGACCGTGCCGCAGCCGCCCCGCGAGCCGGGCCCGCCCGCCGCACCCGATACGCCCAGCGCGTCCACCCAGCCCGCCACCGGTGTCCCGGCGACGCCGCGAGCCGGCCGCCGCCACCATGACCGGGAGATCCTCGCGCTGGCCGTGCCCGCCTTCGGCGCACTGGTCGCCGAGCCGCTCTTCCTGCTCGGCGACTCGGCGATCGTCGGCCACCTCGGCACCGCCCAGCTGGCCGGCCTGGGCGTGGCCGGGGCCGCCCTCACCACGCTCACCGGCCTCTTCGTCTTCCTGGCGTACGCGACCACCGCCGCCGTCTCCCGCCGGATCGGCGCCGGGGACCGCAGAGCGGCCGTCCAGCAGGGCGTCGACGGTATCTGGCTGGCGCTGCTGCTCTCCCTGCCCGTCGTGCTGCTGGCGCTCGTCCTGGCCCCGCAGGTGGCCCGGTTGCTGGGTGCCTCCGCCACCGCGGCTCCGTACGCGGTGACCTATCTGCGGATCAGCACCCTGGGCATCCCGGCGATGCTGATGGTGCTGGCGGCCACCGGTGTGCTGCGCGGCCTGCAGGACACCCGCACCCCGTTGCTGGTGGCCGTCGGCGGCTTCAGCGCCAACCTCGGCCTCAACCTCACCCTGGTGTACGGCGCCGGTCTCGGCGTGGCCGGCTCGGCCTGGGGCACGGTGCTGGCGCAGAACGCGATGGCGGCCGTCTACCTGGCCGTGGTGGTCCGCGGGGCCCGCCGCGAGGGGGCGGGACTGCGTCCCGACCCGGTCGGCATCCGGGCCTGCGCCAGGGCCGGCGGGCCGCTGATGATCCGCACCCTGAGCCTGCGTGCGGTCCTGCTGCTGGCCACCGCGGTGGCGGCGCGGCTGGGCGACCGCGAGCTGGCGGCCCATCAGATAGCCATGGCGCTGTGGAGCTTCCTGGCCTACGCACTGGACGCGATCGCGATCGCCGGGCAGGCGATCATCGGCCGCTACCTGGGAGCCGGCGACCGCGAAGGGGCCAAGGCTGCGACCCGGCGGATGGTCGAGTGGGGAGTGGCCGGGGGTGTGCTGCTCGGGCTGCTGGTGGTGGCCGCCCGGCCGCTGTACGTCCCGCTCTTCACCACCGACCCGGGCGTGCGGACGCAGCTGGCCGCCGTGCTGCTGCTGGTCGCGCTGACCCAGCCCGCCTCCGGTCCGGTCTTCGTGCTGGACGGAGTGCTGACGGGCGCGGGCGACGGCGGCTACCTGGCCTGGGCGATGCTGGGCACGCTGGCCGCCTTCGCACCGGTGGCCCTGGCGGCGCTGCACCTGGGCTGGGGGCTGGCCGGCCTCTGGTGGGCGATGAACCTGTTCATCCTGCTGCGCTGCGCGTTCCTGCTCGCCCGCCTGCGCACCGGCCGCTGGCTGATCACCGGCGCGGTGCGCGCCTGA